A part of Nitrospira sp. genomic DNA contains:
- a CDS encoding efflux transporter outer membrane subunit, with product MRTIAIIGLSLLLLSCSMGPDYKRPPTDGDDRFRMADGSSELPSLANLPWWDLLRDEQLQQLIRMALAENHDLQRAVATVEEFRARALVARSDYLPGISLSSSLPVGRKANFLFPGFASPFNYYLLGNLAWEVDLWGRIRRTNEAARADLLSKEENRRAVTVQLVSAVAEAYFNLLQFDLQLDVAKRTLQSWEESVRIAQARLRQGMTSKLDADQFEAERANAAARTAELERQMIQAENHLSVLLGRKPFSIARGRALDEQIVPPTVPAGLPSELLQRRPDILVAEQQLAAATARIGAAKADRFPKITLTGLLGVAHPTLSLLFTDPSSFGVFSAAIATPLLNAQVLGFQQEAVEAQHKQALAQYQQTVLTAFREVEDALVSVRTARVQGEAQQQQVAALQSALKLAELRYKGGLANYLDVLVARRSLFEAELALTSTRRLLLASTVQLYKALGGGWTPEPPSAEEKKG from the coding sequence GTGCGTACGATTGCGATTATCGGACTGTCATTGCTGCTCTTGTCCTGTTCGATGGGGCCGGATTACAAACGACCCCCAACTGATGGAGACGATCGCTTCCGAATGGCCGACGGTTCTTCTGAACTGCCGTCCTTGGCAAACTTGCCTTGGTGGGACCTCCTCCGCGATGAACAGCTTCAACAGCTCATTCGGATGGCGCTTGCGGAAAATCATGATCTTCAGCGAGCAGTTGCAACTGTCGAAGAATTTAGAGCCAGAGCGCTCGTCGCGCGATCAGATTACCTTCCTGGTATCTCGTTGTCCTCCAGCCTCCCGGTCGGCCGAAAGGCAAACTTCCTCTTCCCTGGGTTTGCCAGCCCCTTCAACTATTATCTGTTGGGCAACCTCGCCTGGGAGGTCGATCTCTGGGGACGGATCAGACGGACCAACGAGGCTGCGCGTGCCGATCTATTATCGAAAGAAGAGAACCGCCGTGCCGTGACCGTTCAATTGGTCAGTGCTGTTGCGGAAGCCTATTTCAATCTGCTCCAGTTTGATCTCCAGCTTGATGTTGCGAAGCGGACCTTGCAGTCGTGGGAAGAATCGGTCCGCATCGCGCAGGCTCGCTTGCGTCAAGGCATGACCTCAAAACTCGATGCGGATCAGTTTGAGGCGGAGCGCGCCAATGCTGCGGCTCGCACGGCGGAGCTTGAACGGCAGATGATCCAAGCTGAGAATCACTTGAGCGTCTTGTTGGGACGGAAGCCCTTTAGCATCGCGCGCGGTCGTGCATTGGATGAACAGATTGTGCCTCCCACTGTTCCTGCTGGTTTGCCTTCCGAGTTACTGCAGAGGCGGCCTGACATATTGGTTGCAGAGCAACAGTTGGCTGCCGCCACGGCTCGTATCGGTGCCGCAAAAGCCGATCGATTTCCGAAAATCACATTGACTGGCTTACTAGGTGTGGCGCACCCCACGCTCTCCTTGCTGTTTACCGATCCCTCTTCATTCGGCGTGTTCAGCGCTGCGATCGCGACGCCGTTGCTCAACGCACAAGTGTTGGGCTTTCAACAAGAAGCCGTCGAGGCACAACACAAGCAAGCGCTGGCGCAGTACCAGCAAACCGTCTTGACGGCCTTTCGTGAGGTGGAAGACGCACTGGTCTCCGTGCGTACGGCTCGTGTGCAGGGTGAGGCGCAGCAACAGCAGGTTGCTGCGTTACAGTCGGCACTCAAGCTGGCGGAATTACGGTATAAGGGTGGGCTCGCGAACTATCTCGATGTCTTGGTTGCCAGAAGGAGTCTGTTCGAGGCGGAGCTGGCACTGACCAGCACACGCCGGTTGCTGCTGGCCTCGACCGTGCAGTTGTACAAAGCGCTTGGCGGCGGGTGGACCCCTGAGCCGCCATCAGCGGAGGAGAAGAAAGGATAG
- a CDS encoding nitroreductase, with the protein MDQQGHAQFPIHELLARRWSPRAFDERLVEADTLRTLFEAARWAPSSNNEQPWRFIVATKDHETEWNRLVACLVEGNRTWAARAPVLVLSVASMSFEMTGKPNRHAFHDTGLATENLILQAAACGLMARQMAGFDMEKARADLGIPSGCEPVAMIAIGYPGDPDSLPERLRERELQPRSRRPIGEWTFWGQWGTRIP; encoded by the coding sequence GTGGATCAGCAGGGACATGCCCAATTCCCCATTCATGAGTTGCTCGCCCGCCGTTGGAGCCCTCGCGCATTTGATGAACGGCTGGTGGAGGCCGATACACTGCGGACGCTGTTCGAGGCGGCCCGCTGGGCGCCATCATCTAACAACGAACAGCCGTGGCGGTTTATCGTGGCGACCAAAGATCATGAAACGGAGTGGAATCGACTGGTCGCGTGTTTGGTGGAAGGCAACCGCACATGGGCTGCGCGAGCCCCGGTGTTAGTGCTTTCCGTGGCCAGTATGTCCTTCGAGATGACTGGCAAGCCGAACCGGCATGCCTTTCACGATACAGGATTGGCGACGGAGAACCTTATCTTGCAGGCAGCAGCCTGTGGATTGATGGCTCGTCAGATGGCGGGGTTTGATATGGAGAAGGCGCGGGCTGATCTTGGCATTCCGTCAGGCTGCGAGCCGGTTGCAATGATTGCGATTGGCTATCCAGGCGATCCGGATAGTCTGCCCGAACGGCTGCGGGAACGTGAATTACAACCACGGAGCCGCCGACCGATCGGAGAATGGACATTTTGGGGGCAGTGGGGAACCCGAATTCCATAG